The segment GCTGGCAAATCTCCCGCCCGCTATCTGGGTGAGGTCGAACATGACAACCGCGCGGCCAACCTCGCCGAAGGCTGGAAGCTGGCTCGGCAGAAAGGACTCCTGGCCGAGGAACCTCTAGCGGAGGGCTCCTGGGCGTCCTCAGCGGCAGTTCGATCCTCGATGCGAGGCAATCGGAACAAGGACACGAAGCCCGAACTCCGACTGCGCTCCCTGCTTCACAAGCGGGGCCTCCGGTATCGCGTGGCGGCCAGGCCGCTGCCAGAGCTGCGTCGCACCGCCGATGTGCTCTTCCCGAAACCGAAGGTGGCCGTCTTCGTCGACGGCTGCTACTGGCACGGATGCCCCGATCACCTGCGGGCCTCCAGCAAGAACGTGGAGTTCTGGCAGGCCAAGATAGAAGGAAACCGCGCTCGAGACAGAGAGACCGACCGCCTCCTCGGAGAGGCCGGCTGGACGGTCGTGCGCGTCTGGGAGCACGAGGATCCGGCCGAAGCGGCATCCAGAATCACGGCCATCGTCGGAAGGCCGACACCGGTGCGAGGGGACGCCAATCCTCCAACCGGGCCGAATACACCAGGGACAGCCGCTGGGGCGGGTGGCTAGAGTCATCTCATGAGTTACAGCCCCAGCGGATCGACCACCGCACCGAACTTCAATCCCTTGAGCCTCGATCTACTGAGCAGGAATCTCCGCGAAGAACTCGACCGTCGCCAGAAAATTCCACTCGATTCGGTCGAGAGGTTCACCGGGGCAGGGCTTTACGCGCTGTACTACAAGGGCGATCTCCCGCTGTACCAGAAACTCAAGGAAGCAGACACCCCGATCTATATCGGAAAAGCTGAGGCAGGGAACAGTAGCTACGGTTATCCGCCGGACCAGTCCAAGCCGAAGCTCTTCGATCGTATAGCAGATCACCGCGCAAGCATCAATCAAGCATCCAACCTCGATGCCTCACACTTCGACGTGCGCTACCTAGTCCTGGATGACATTTGGATCGTCCTGGGAGAGCGCGCGCTACTGCGCGCCCACAGCCCTGTACTGTGGAACACCCTCATGACAGGATTCGGCGCCAACGCATCAGGGATGGACAGGAAGAACGGTCGATCCATCTGGGATTCCATCCACCCAGGGCGAGCACGGGCAAAAGATTCACTCTGCTACCGGAAGCACAGTCGAGCTGAACTCGTGGAGATGATTTCGAAGGGAATTGAAATTTCCCTCATGCCTCCGGGAAGCTCGCGGAGTGCAGCCCTGGAAAATCTCAGGAACCAGCCCCAGAAAATTATCTGGTCAGCATCCAGGGGCGATGACAAGCGAACACTGGTCTACCGGGTGGATACTTTCATCGAGGAGAACGAGTACTTCGAGGTCTCGGTCGATGCCACAACATGGCGCCACGCCAATGAGATCGAAGAGGCATCGCACGGCGAATGACATGCCCCAGCATTAGGAGAAGCCCCAGGCCGTTGGCCTGGGGCTTCTCCCGTGGAGCGGGTGACGAGAATCGAACTCGCGCTCTAAGCTTGGGAAGCTTTTGCCCCGAATCGGTCATTTCCGCAGGTCAAAAGCCTTGCAGGCTCCTGCTCGGGGCGTCGTGGATCATGGAATCCTTGACCGCCGCCGGCCCCGGCATACCGCCCCTACTCGCGCAACAGTCGCGCACGACGCTCCACAACCGCTTCGATTCGCCGCCTCGAAGTCGCCCCGATCGCGCCCCGGCGCAACCGATCGAACAGCCACGAGACACCGACCGCTCCTCGGCGAGCAAGGCTGCCGCCGGGCCACCTGGTCGATGCCCCCAGCGCTTCACTCCCCCTGGGCGCGCAGCGATGAGACCGAAAGGCTCCCGCCATGCGACATGAACGCGACATATAATGACACCGAGGAACATTTCCCCGACCAAGAGCGCCGACGGCCCGAAGACCCCCGCACGGCCAGTCGGCTTGCCGCATCGGTGCTCTGGGCATCTGCCGCCCAACCGACCCAGGGCTCGGTGGAGTCCTCCAAGAAGGTCTGCCATGCCGCGCAAGCAGAAGGCACGTCGCCGGTTTCGGCAACGCCCGCCCATACAGGTCAGGCCGCTGGAGCGCGACCTACACCGACCGCAACGGCCGGACACAGCGGTCTCCGGAAACTTTCGACACCGAGCTCGACGCCCTGACCTGGCTCGCACTCGTTCAGGCTGACCTCGCCCATGGCCGCCGCACTCCCATCACCTCCCCACTCAAGGGCGTCCTGTTCAAGGACTACGCCAAGGACTGGATCGACAACCGCCCCCTCGCGGCCACTACCCGCGGGCTCTACCAGCGCCTGCTGAAGGCATGCATCCTGCCCACCTTCGGCAGCACCCCCGTCACCCGCATCACCTTCGCGAAAGTCCGGCACTGGAACTCCGAACAACTGGACAGACACGGCGAATCAGTCGCCGCCCATGCCTACCGGCTCCTCAAGGCGATCATGGAGACCGCCGTCGCCGACGACGAGACACTCCCCCGCAACCCATGCCGCATCCGCAGCGCCGGCAGCGAGCACCCGGCCGAACGCCACACCGCCACCGTCGCCCAGGTCTTCACGCTCGCCAACGTCGTCGGCGAACGGTGGCGCCTGCTCGTCCTCCTCGGCGCATTCGCCACCCTCCGGCCCGAGGAACTCGCCTCCCTCAGGCGCGAGGACATCGATGTCCCCCGACGCCTGATCCGCATCACTTCCGCCTCACCCGAACTCCCCAACGGCAGACGCACCACCGGCCGCCCCAAGTCCGAGGCAGGCACCCGCACCGTCCACCTGCCCGCCTTCCTCGACGAAGTGTCCCGCGTCAAGCAGTTGGCAGGTTTTCGGGTTCGGGAAAATTGGGGACGAGCGGGTCCGCGGCGCCGGTGTGGACGTCGTGGGGCCGGTTCCAGGCCAGGGCCTCGTGCGGTCGGACGGTGTTGTAGTCGCGCCGGTAGTCCTCGGCGTGCCGGACCAGATCGAGGGCGTCGGGGATCTCCTCGAGGAACAGCTTCTCGTACTTGAGCGAGCCGAAGCCGCGCTCACGTGAGCCGTTCTGCCCGGGCGTACGGACCCGGGTGCGGACGTGCCGCAACTCCGGTCGGGTGGCGATGAACGCCTCGATGCGGAAGGAGCGGAACGGTCCGCCGTTGTCGGTCACGATGGTGACCAGCGGCTTCACGGTCCCGCCCGCGTCGCGCGGGGCGAACTCGGCCAGTGGCTTCCCGGCCAGCAACTCCGTTCCCTCAAGACGAGTTCAATCGCAGCGACGGCGTCGTGCTGGTTCGCGGTGGGCGACACGTGCCAGCCGAGCTCGCACTTCGACCAGTAGTCGCGGCAGCCCGCGAGCCGCCAGGTGCCGCCGCCGGTCGTCTCGAACTCGGAGAAGTCGAGCTGCCGGACCTGGTTCGGGCCGGTCGGCCCGGTGGCGAAGGCGGCCTTGCGGCGGGCGGCGAGCCGGCGCCGCTCCCGCTGGTAGTTCGCTTCCAGGAGCAGGGCCCTCGTCCCGCAGCAGCCGCAGCACGGTCACCTGGGAGACGCGGTGGCCGTCGTGGCGGCACATCGCCCAGACCTTGCGGTGGCCCCGGGCCGGGTGCGCGAGCGCGTGCCAATGCGCGGCTGCCCGCGCACCCTCGCGGGCCGGGCGCGGCCACGGTCCTCTGGTAGGCGCGCCCTGGCGGGCGCGGGCCTGGTGGCGGCGCCAGGTCCGCTCGGGCACGCCGATCAGCCGACAGAACCTCGCGGTCGGCATGCCCGCCTCGGCGCGGATCACCTCGAGGTCCTCGAAGGGCCCAGCCGGCCCTCCGCGGACTTCTTCCACACCCGCAGCTCGACTGCCGCCTCACCCAGCGCCTGGGTCAAGTCGGCGACCTGGGCTTCGAGTTGCCGTTACCGGGTGCCGGGGCCGGACTTGCCCGCGAGGCCGGCCCGGCCGGACTCCAGGAACCGGCGCTTCCACGTCCCGATCGACTGCCCCGACACCTTCGCCCGCCGCGCGGCCTCGGCGACGGTCATCTCACCGGCCAGGATCGACAGCACGATCCGGACCTTCTCCTCCGGCGGCAGTGCCGGTGGCCTCACCATGATCGATCAGACTCCTTCACGCAGCAGGACCCGCAACAAACGAGCCCTGCCACAAAGTCTGACGCGCGACAGACTCACCACACTGCCAACCAAGACGCGGGCCTCTGAACGCCGCATCGCACTCCCCACCCGCTGCGTCCAGTCACTGAAGCACCACCACGACCAGCAGCAGCGCGAGCGCGAGACCAAGGGCGCCACGTGGCAGCACAACGGGCACGTGTTCACCACTGCGCAAGGCGGCCCAATCGACCCGACCAACCTCACCCGCGCCTTCACCACGCTCCTCCGCAAGGCCGACCTCCGCCGCATCCGCTTCCACGGCCTCCGCCACTCGACCGCCACCCTGCTCCTGGAACAGGGCGTCGAGCTCGTCGTGATCAAGGAACTCCTCGGCCACGCCCACATCGGTGTCACCGCCACCGTCTACGCACACGTACGACTTCGCCTCCAACGCGACGCCATCGACACCCTCAGCACCGCGCTCGGCAGCCCGGCGATCACCAAGGCCAACGATGACACCGCCGAACCGCCGCCCTGCACCATCGTCCGCTGACGTTGCCGTCATCTACTGCCGTCACCCCACGCAGAAGCCCCGCCAGGACGCACCCGGCGGGGCTTCGATTCGCTATCGCGAACACTTTCCCGCGAAGGAAAGCTTGGGGAAAGGATGGAGATATGGCCCGCTAGCGATCAATCCGGGCGCTCGGCAAGCTCGAATCCAGTCAGCTACTTCTCTCTCCCCACGAGAAGGGCAAACGACAACTCCAACGAGCACTTACTCAACAGCAAGACATTCCGACCAGCGATTCAGATCCTCCTCCACATCATTCGTCAGACGCTCCCTGTTCCGAAGAAACTCGCGCAGCACGAATCGGATCCGCATGAGCTGCTGAACGCGAACCGGCGAAATCGATTCTGCGCCCATCGATCGAAGCGAAGCCATTTCGGACCTCAAGCCCTCCAGGCTTTCGCCCTCGTCGATCAGATCTCGAACGAATTCCCTCCAAATCCCATCTACTCCATCAGGGATCTCTGCACTCTCGACCCACTCCGAGGCCATTGCGATTTTGGCAATTACCTCACGATGAAGAGTTTCCTCCCAGGGCAACCCGCCGCGCGTCCGCGCAGATCTTAGAGTGAGCAGCAGACTTTCTCCCCATCGCCCCATTTCCCGACTCCCAGGGTCCGCTGCTGCAAAACGTGTCGAACACGACGCGATCAGGGCAGTCCACCATGAGAACGGAGGAGTGAAGGACTCCACAAGAGAAAGGATCTCTGCTACCTCATCCGGGTGAGACACAGAGGGCACGTTTCTCGCATTCGGAAGTTCCGGAGGATTCAAAGAGACTCACCCCCTTGGGCGCGGGACAGTCATGAAGTTCACACCCGCCCGCCCAAAAGCCGCTTCCCCTATCCCCATCAGTTCGTCACCCGGCCGGAAATGACCGCTCCAGTTGTTGATGGCCGCCATCCCAAATAGATCATCGATGTTCCCCGATCCTGCGGAGAGTACGCGACCACCTCGACCAGCCAGCACGGTATGCGCCATTTCCATTCGAGGCCATCCACCGCTGCTTCCACCGGCATACGCAGGCATCACCCGCAGTTCATGACCGCCGCCTTCACCAGCCACGACAGCCCATTTGAAGTCCGTCTCACCGCCAAGCGCCGAACGGAGACCGTCATATCCCGCGCCTTCGCCCAAAACTGCTGGCACTACACCACGACGCTCGGCTGCCTGAATTTCTAGTGCCTGGTCTGCATCCGAAGCCCGGTTGGACAACCCACAGTTGTGAACGAGTACCGGAGTGGCACCCGCCAGCACATAGTACTGAACTTGAACTCGTGATGTCGGTCAGCCATCCATGATCAAGCCGGTCCCGACGAGGCAGCCGTCGACGAGGTGGGGACGGTACTGGATCATCTTGAGCTTGCGTTTGACGGCCCGGGTCAGCTGGCCGAGGTCGGCGGCCGCGAGGTTTCCGATGTCGCGTTTGACCAGTGACCAGATACCCTCCTGCGGGTTGAGGTCGGGCGCGTAGGTGGGCAGCTGAAAGACGGTCAGCCAGTGCGCGTTGGCCTCGAAGAACGCCCTGAGCGGTGGCACGAGGTGGATGCGGGCGTTGTCCCACACGAGGACGAGCGGGCCGCCGAGCTGGACGCGGGCGCGGACGACCAGGTCGCGGAAGTCGCGCCAGCCGAAGCCCTTCGGCTCGCCCTTGCGTCCCCGGTACTCGCGGATCGCGTAGATCAGCCGGGACCGTTCGCCCGGCTTGTAGCAGGCCATGCCCGCCATCGAGACGCGGCCGGATCCCCGTCCGCGCACGCGGACCACCGGCGTGCGCCCGATGCGGCCCCAGGTTCTGGCGCGCGGCGGAGTCATCGACTGCCCGGCCTCGTCCTCGAAGACGACCCAGGCGCCGAGGGCCGCCGCGGTGCTCTTACCAACGGCCAGGTCTCCTTCTTCCACAACTCCACCGCCGCGTCGTCGCGCTCGATCGCCCGGCGGGCCGGCTGCTGCCACGACCAGCCGTGCCGCTTCAACAGCCGCCAGGTGCCCTCCACCGTGTACGACACGCGGAACAGCCGGCCGACCAGCGTCTTCACCCGCGCCAGCGTCCACCGCTGATCGGCCCAGCCGTGGACCAGCGGGCCGCGCTCCAACTCCCGCTCCAGCCTGGCGATCTGCTTGTCACTGAGCCTCGGGCGCCCGGGCGATCCCTTGGACAGGACCCCGGCCTCCCCACGCTCGCGCCAGGCCCGGCGCCACCGCTCCACCGACCGCTCACTCACCCGCAGCCCGGCAGCGATCTCCCCGTTCTTCTGCCCGCCCTCGAAGCGTTCCACAGCCTGCAGCCGCAACCGCTCCCGCGCGGCCCTCCCGGCGTCGGTCAACCCACCGCCCTGCGCATACCTCATGTCCCAGGGCTACCGGAACCAGTTCGGCCCTGTCGGGCGAACAGCTCCGACATCACCCAATCAAGTTCAGTACTGCCGTCAAACGTCGCGGGGCCCTCATCGGCATCACTGTCGATGAGGGCCCCGTCACACTGCTACCAGATTTTGGCAACCCAGTCTGAGATTACGGATAAATGGTCGGAATTTTCCACCCGGCACACTCCGCTACAACTCGCGCGATCTGCCTGCGCTTCGGATAATTCGAGCGAATCCTAGAGAGGCGTTCCGCATATACTGCCGCGACATCGACTCCCTCGCCGGACAGTAGGCGGATATCCCCATCGCGCCAGATGTCCTCAACTCCCCGCAGGGTCGTCTTAATTCCCTGAAACTCTTCCCTCGAATATCCGCCGCTAGCCTGCAACAGGTCATCGCAGGAATCCCAAAAATTTCCCACGCTCGACCTGATCCTCCACTCGCGATCGCTTGCAGGGATCTCGTACGACGCCACCAGAATCGCAACACCAGCAGCTGTCGATTGAAAATAGGTCGGGGTAGACGAGTCCTCTAGGGCGCCGATCTCGCTTCGCCAGCTCCTCAGCGAAGCGATCTTCTCTGCGCTTCCAGGAACCCCTGGGGCGCTGCAGCCAGCAACTACGTCATCGATCTCTGCCAGGCGCGGGGCCCCGGCAGCTTCAAGGATGGGCCGCATCCTGGCGAGGGACAGCCCTCCTGTCAGACTCCACAAGTCCATCAGCCACCGCCCCCTAGAACCACTCGCCATGGCGTATTTCCAGTTCTCGACACCCCAGCGCCCTTGCCTATCGGGCTCGGCGTAAGGCCCACGCCTGGGCCTGTTGCTTGCGCGAAGCACGTAGGGCACATCCTAGTCGACGAAGCCATCCCTACGATCTCCCAGTCACTCCCCAGGCGATTCATGATCGTTGCTTCGGCATGCCCTTGCCCCGAGATATAACGCTCACCACGAAGCGGTGCATTGCCGCCCTTCCATTCGTCAGGGAGTCCGGTACGTTCAGTGGCCACCCAGGTTTCAACCTTGTCCGGATTACTCGTGCTCCGGACCCGGGCAACTGCGACAGTCGATGCCTCATCAGCTCGCGTACCGTAAAGCTCGCGCGCCCTATCGAGGAGCTCGCCACCGCAATTGTGGACCAGGACCGGCGTGGCACCTGCCAGCACATAGTACGTGTGGAGGTTCGCGACGGTGAGGTTGTGGGCGCTGCTGGGTTGGGTGCTGTAGGTCCGGAGAGCGGTGACGGTGATGAGGGTTCCGTCGGCGGTTCGGAGCTGGTGGCCGGCCTTCACGTCGAGGGCGTCGACCCACTGGTGGGAGGTTTCGTCCCAGTAGGGGTGGTGTGCCGTGGAGGTGACAGTCAGTGAATCACCGGACTCGGTGCCTTGCAGTGTGAGTTGGGTGAATTCGGTGTCGTTGTGGCCGGTGATGGTGGCGGTGACGGGTTCAGCACGGGTCTCGCCGGTCTGGGGGTCGGTGGCCAGGACCGTGTCGCCGGGTTCGAGCTGGTCGATCGGCTTGGTGGTTCCGTCTGCGAGCTGGACGAGGGTTCCGGCTGGGAAGCTGTTCCCGGCCGGGCATGAAGCGCTGGATTCGCTTGTTCCCGCGCTGTCCGCCTTGGCGGCGTCGGCTTCCTTCGCGGTCTTCGCTGCGTCTGCTTCGGCTGCCTTGGCTGCTTGTTGTTCGGCTTCGGCGACCTCCTTCTCGGTCTTGCGGGCGACGCTGAAGGCTTGTTGTGCTTCCTTGGCGACGCGTTCGGCGCTGCGGATGGCGGTGTAGGCCTTCTCGCCTTCGCGCCAGAGCTTGAACGCCTTGATGCCGATCTTGACGGCCTTGAAGACCTTGGCCCAGGGGACGAAGTTGAGTGCGGTGTTGATGCAGCCCATGACGTCGCCCTTGGTGAAGCAGTCGCGGGCGTCGTTGAAGCCGATCAGGTCGCCGACGACGTCGACGATCTTGCTGATCAGTTCCTCGCGGGCCTGCTTGGCCTTGGCGAGTGCCTCGTCAGCGGCCTGCTTCTGGCGCAGGGCTTCCTGGGAGGCGTCGTGTGCGGCCTTGCCGGTGGCGCTGGTGGAGGTGCTGGTGTCGGTTCCGCTTCCGTCGTCCCCGCTGTTGTGGTTGACGGGGATGAAAGGTGCGCCGTGGCAATAGCCGTCGTCCAGGACGCGGCAGGTGCCGTTGGGGTCGGAGCCGTCGACGGGGTTGTTGTTGGCGTAGGCGTAGCCGTTCCACGACTGCGGGTCGGAGTTGTCGAAGAGCGGGTCGACGGAGAGGAAGCGTGCGGTGGCCGGGTCGTACTGGCGGGCGCCGAGGTTGGTGAATCCGGTGCCTTCGATGGTGCCGCCGACGAAGCCCTTGTCGCCGGCCCAGGCGCCGTTGCCGGGCTGGGTGCCGCGGGCGTTGCCGAAGGGGTCGGTGGGGCGTCGGGTGACGCCCAGGTTGGCGGCGTCCATCTGGACGCCGGCGGTCCCGTGCGGATCGGACGCCTGGTAGTAGAGCGTCGTGGCGCCGGCGGCGTCGGCGGTGCGGGTGATGGTCAGGCCGCCGGGGGC is part of the Kitasatospora setae KM-6054 genome and harbors:
- a CDS encoding IS630 family transposase (programmed frameshift); translated protein: MRYAQGGGLTDAGRAARERLRLQAVERFEGGQKNGEIAAGLRVSERSVERWRRAWRERGEAGVLSKGSPGRPRLSDKQIARLERELERGPLVHGWADQRWTLARVKTLVGRLFRVSYTVEGTWRLLKRHGWSWQQPARRAIERDDAAVEFVEEGDLAVGKSTAAALGAWVVFEDEAGQSMTPPRARTWGRIGRTPVVRVRGRGSGRVSMAGMACYKPGERSRLIYAIREYRGRKGEPKGFGWRDFRDLVVRARVQLGGPLVLVWDNARIHLVPPLRAFFEANAHWLTVFQLPTYAPDLNPQEGIWSLVKRDIGNLAAADLGQLTRAVKRKLKMIQYRPHLVDGCLVGTGLIMDG
- a CDS encoding integrase core domain-containing protein, which translates into the protein MLAGKPLAEFAPRDAGGTVKPLVTIVTDNGGPFRSFRIEAFIATRPELRHVRTRVRTPGQNGSRERGFGSLKYEKLFLEEIPDALDLVRHAEDYRRDYNTVRPHEALAWNRPHDVHTGAADPLVPNFPEPENLPTA
- a CDS encoding very short patch repair endonuclease, producing the protein MTAPTSTTQGRWKHGSPPDRAWKGRPHRSREALSAEQDRAAGGRHRRSVALAESRFARASVELKLLPSTRRIRAYLRWSDAGKSPARYLGEVEHDNRAANLAEGWKLARQKGLLAEEPLAEGSWASSAAVRSSMRGNRNKDTKPELRLRSLLHKRGLRYRVAARPLPELRRTADVLFPKPKVAVFVDGCYWHGCPDHLRASSKNVEFWQAKIEGNRARDRETDRLLGEAGWTVVRVWEHEDPAEAASRITAIVGRPTPVRGDANPPTGPNTPGTAAGAGG
- a CDS encoding Eco29kI family restriction endonuclease, which translates into the protein MSYSPSGSTTAPNFNPLSLDLLSRNLREELDRRQKIPLDSVERFTGAGLYALYYKGDLPLYQKLKEADTPIYIGKAEAGNSSYGYPPDQSKPKLFDRIADHRASINQASNLDASHFDVRYLVLDDIWIVLGERALLRAHSPVLWNTLMTGFGANASGMDRKNGRSIWDSIHPGRARAKDSLCYRKHSRAELVEMISKGIEISLMPPGSSRSAALENLRNQPQKIIWSASRGDDKRTLVYRVDTFIEENEYFEVSVDATTWRHANEIEEASHGE
- a CDS encoding helix-turn-helix domain-containing protein, whose protein sequence is MVRPPALPPEEKVRIVLSILAGEMTVAEAARRAKVSGQSIGTWKRRFLESGRAGLAGKSGPGTR